From one Amycolatopsis sp. FDAARGOS 1241 genomic stretch:
- a CDS encoding phage holin family protein has protein sequence MTTPAPGKGRLLGGGRVIARVILVWAAVTGVLRLLDLWLDGFSMASWWQPTVCALILGLLTSVVWPLVVRVAWPIAYFTLGVGTYLFLGAATLAILQAVPGVELHSFSAAVVITVVMSAVGAVISSALAVDEDEIFFRRAARRRRKHAPGTDLAAEPPGVIFLQIDGLGYDTVRRAVRDGDMPTFAAWLNEGTHSLTRWHTDWSSQTGASVCGILHGSNHDILGFRWYEKDRDHVMACAHPSDAAEIERRHSNGRGLLAGDGASHGNLFSGDAEHVSLTMSSIPVLVPRKVRGPRHDRVGAGYRAYFANPVNVLRTFGVALVDVLREISASVRQRRAGVVPRVPRGGIYPLARPGTTVIARDVVVSAIIGDMLAGRPVVYADFLGYDEVAHHSGIERFDTLEVLRSIDQQFARLLRASRLAPRRYHVVGLSDHGQTQGQAFVDRFGETMEALVGRLCGGSPGAEHGKRRQAESWQVNAALAEATTTDGLIARRLRARVEDAECAGNRPRTTSGSPGEVTRVAPGVVCVVSGHLAMVSFTEHEGRVNLETIESEYPDLLPTLVDHDGVGFMLVHSSEFGPVVLGRDGLKRLATGVVIGADPLTEYGPYADELIKRVDAFPHCADIMINSRYDPESDQSSPFERHVGSHGALGGPQQRGFILYPRELPAPGEPVGAEAVHHVFRDWLTFLGHPEPRAVQEETPALADVPEAAEASEVAS, from the coding sequence GTGACGACACCCGCCCCGGGGAAGGGCCGCCTGCTGGGCGGCGGCCGGGTCATCGCCCGCGTGATCCTCGTCTGGGCCGCCGTGACGGGCGTGCTTCGCCTGCTCGACCTGTGGCTCGACGGGTTCTCGATGGCCTCGTGGTGGCAGCCGACGGTGTGCGCGCTGATCCTCGGCCTGCTCACGTCCGTAGTGTGGCCGCTGGTCGTGCGCGTCGCCTGGCCGATCGCGTACTTCACGCTCGGCGTCGGCACGTATCTGTTCCTCGGCGCGGCGACGCTGGCGATCCTGCAGGCCGTGCCCGGCGTCGAACTGCACAGCTTCAGCGCGGCGGTGGTGATCACCGTGGTGATGTCCGCCGTGGGCGCGGTGATCTCGAGCGCGCTCGCCGTGGACGAGGACGAGATCTTCTTCCGCCGCGCGGCCCGCCGGCGGCGCAAGCACGCGCCCGGCACCGACCTCGCCGCAGAACCGCCCGGGGTGATCTTCCTGCAGATCGACGGGCTGGGTTACGACACCGTGCGCCGCGCCGTGCGCGACGGGGACATGCCGACGTTCGCCGCCTGGCTGAACGAGGGCACGCACTCGCTCACGCGCTGGCACACCGACTGGAGCTCGCAGACCGGCGCGAGCGTGTGCGGGATCCTGCACGGGTCGAACCACGACATCCTCGGCTTTCGCTGGTACGAGAAAGACCGCGACCACGTGATGGCGTGCGCGCACCCGAGCGACGCGGCCGAGATCGAACGCCGCCACAGCAACGGGCGCGGCCTGCTCGCCGGCGACGGCGCGAGCCACGGCAACCTGTTCTCCGGCGACGCCGAGCACGTGAGCCTCACGATGAGCTCCATCCCGGTCCTCGTGCCGCGCAAGGTCCGCGGTCCGCGCCACGACCGCGTCGGCGCCGGGTACCGCGCGTACTTCGCGAACCCCGTGAACGTGCTGCGGACGTTCGGCGTCGCACTCGTCGACGTGCTCCGCGAGATCTCGGCTTCAGTGCGGCAGCGCCGCGCCGGCGTCGTGCCGCGGGTCCCGCGCGGCGGCATCTACCCGCTCGCGCGCCCCGGAACCACGGTGATCGCGCGCGATGTCGTCGTCTCGGCGATCATCGGCGACATGCTCGCGGGCCGGCCCGTGGTCTACGCCGATTTCCTCGGCTACGACGAGGTCGCCCACCACTCCGGCATCGAGCGCTTCGACACTCTCGAGGTGCTGCGCTCGATCGACCAGCAGTTCGCGCGGCTGCTGCGCGCGAGCCGGCTGGCGCCGCGGCGCTACCACGTCGTCGGGCTGTCCGACCACGGCCAGACGCAGGGCCAGGCGTTCGTCGACCGCTTCGGCGAGACGATGGAAGCGCTGGTCGGGCGGCTGTGCGGCGGTTCGCCCGGCGCGGAACACGGCAAGCGCCGGCAGGCCGAAAGCTGGCAGGTCAACGCCGCGCTCGCCGAGGCGACCACGACCGATGGCCTGATCGCGCGCCGGCTGCGCGCCCGCGTCGAGGACGCCGAGTGCGCCGGCAACCGGCCGCGCACCACCAGCGGGTCACCCGGCGAAGTCACGCGCGTGGCGCCCGGCGTGGTCTGCGTGGTGTCCGGGCACCTGGCGATGGTGTCCTTCACCGAGCACGAAGGGCGCGTGAACCTCGAGACGATCGAAAGCGAGTACCCGGACCTGCTGCCGACGCTCGTCGACCACGACGGTGTGGGCTTCATGCTCGTGCACAGCTCCGAGTTCGGGCCCGTGGTGCTCGGCCGCGACGGGCTGAAGCGGCTCGCGACCGGCGTCGTGATCGGCGCGGACCCGCTGACGGAATACGGCCCGTACGCCGACGAGCTGATCAAGCGCGTCGACGCGTTCCCGCACTGCGCGGACATCATGATCAACAGCCGGTACGACCCGGAGTCGGACCAGTCGTCGCCGTTCGAGCGCCACGTCGGGTCCCACGGCGCGCTCGGCGGGCCGCAGCAGCGGGGTTTCATCCTGTACCCGCGTGAGCTGCCGGCGCCGGGTGAGCCCGTGGGTGCGGAAGCCGTGCACCACGTGTTCCGCGACTGGCTGACGTTCCTCGGGCACCCGGAACCCCGTGCCGTGCAAGAGGAAACTCCTGCGCTGGCAGACGTGCCGGAAGCTGCGGAAGCCTCGGAGGTGGCCTCGTGA
- a CDS encoding SRPBCC family protein has translation MPGTELTTVFTVAAPPADVAAHLAEPENYVGLSPLVVQVRDIVREAGLTRYTAVERFRFLGFLRHDNPIAVTIRTTGSSAVHGEVVSPGGVRMGYRFDLEPDGAGTRVTDTLRLHTPPGLLRFAASRARAVQLARAGVLADRLG, from the coding sequence GTGCCCGGCACCGAACTGACCACCGTGTTCACCGTGGCGGCACCGCCGGCGGACGTCGCCGCGCACCTCGCGGAGCCCGAGAACTACGTCGGGTTGTCCCCGCTCGTCGTCCAGGTGCGCGACATCGTGCGCGAAGCGGGGCTCACGCGGTACACCGCCGTGGAGCGGTTCCGCTTCCTCGGGTTCCTGCGCCACGACAACCCGATCGCCGTGACGATCCGCACCACCGGCTCGTCGGCGGTGCACGGCGAGGTCGTCTCCCCCGGCGGCGTGCGCATGGGCTACCGGTTCGACCTCGAGCCCGACGGCGCGGGCACGCGGGTCACCGACACGCTGCGGCTGCACACGCCGCCGGGCCTGTTGCGCTTCGCGGCGTCACGGGCCCGCGCGGTGCAACTCGCCCGCGCGGGCGTGCTCGCCGACCGGCTCGGCTGA
- a CDS encoding MBL fold metallo-hydrolase — MKGLNLHFLGHATTRVELGGRVVLTDPVLTRRVGPLTRVAPVPDPAAWRGADVVLVSHLHGDHLHLPSLRLLGDAELVVPKGSASWLRKRGFTNLTEIAPGETIVDGDLHVTATEAVHSGHRWGPRLTHGPQSPALGHLLEAGDARVYSAGDTDLFDGMIDLGPVDVALLPVWGWGPNLGPGHLTPERAADAAGLLKAAAVVPVHWGTLAVPGLHLTSRMRKLLVEPPEIFAGRVRALGLATDVLLTRPGAAVTLPAAEERA, encoded by the coding sequence GTGAAAGGCTTGAACCTGCACTTCCTCGGCCACGCGACGACGCGGGTGGAACTCGGCGGCCGGGTGGTGCTGACCGACCCGGTGCTGACCAGGCGGGTGGGCCCGCTGACGCGGGTGGCGCCGGTGCCGGACCCGGCGGCGTGGCGGGGAGCCGACGTCGTCCTGGTGTCCCACCTGCACGGGGATCACCTGCACCTGCCGTCGCTGCGGCTGCTGGGTGACGCCGAGCTGGTGGTACCGAAGGGCTCGGCGAGCTGGCTGCGGAAACGCGGGTTCACCAACCTCACCGAAATCGCGCCGGGTGAGACGATCGTCGACGGCGACCTGCACGTCACCGCGACCGAAGCCGTCCACTCCGGGCACCGCTGGGGACCGCGGCTCACGCACGGGCCGCAGAGCCCGGCGCTCGGCCACCTGCTCGAGGCGGGCGACGCGCGGGTGTACTCCGCTGGCGACACCGATCTGTTCGACGGCATGATCGATCTCGGGCCGGTCGACGTCGCCCTGCTGCCGGTCTGGGGCTGGGGACCGAACCTGGGGCCCGGGCACCTCACACCGGAACGCGCCGCCGACGCCGCCGGGCTCCTGAAGGCCGCGGCCGTGGTGCCGGTGCACTGGGGGACGCTCGCCGTCCCGGGCCTCCACTTGACCTCCCGGATGCGCAAGCTGCTGGTCGAACCACCGGAGATCTTCGCCGGGCGGGTCCGCGCGCTGGGCCTGGCGACGGACGTGCTGCTGACCCGGCCGGGCGCGGCGGTCACGCTGCCCGCGGCCGAGGAACGGGCGTGA
- a CDS encoding OmpA family protein → MVVVVSGTANEPKPFATAATLKILRDAANSTDVSAQGSGKSSVALVSAADGGDVPSVVLTPRRADGALEHGLNRPALIDKNVQLAADVIGATAAHRAGLDLLGGIDQAVRGIDPGTLVVDSSGLSTAGAFDLRQVGWTADPAAIAKQLKTAGQLPHLGGWHVLFTGLGAVAGAQPPLPTPARDKLGAYWRAICQAAGAASCDVDQSRVPARRPEATIATPAVPVPGVQSVVGPSGRISTTVADSALGFAGDSADLSPAARDLLRSLAEGISARLADRPDAPVTVRGYAADPPGSTAAGRQELATLRAQAVAGALKASGVTNPLDAAGIGTQPGATAVVGGRFDEQTATRMRRVEITY, encoded by the coding sequence GTGGTCGTGGTCGTCAGCGGCACGGCGAACGAGCCCAAGCCGTTCGCCACCGCCGCCACCCTCAAGATCCTCCGCGATGCCGCGAACAGCACCGACGTGTCGGCGCAGGGCTCAGGGAAGAGCAGCGTCGCGCTCGTGTCGGCGGCGGACGGTGGCGACGTGCCGTCGGTGGTCCTCACGCCGCGGCGCGCGGACGGGGCCCTCGAGCACGGCCTGAACCGGCCGGCGCTGATCGACAAGAACGTGCAGCTGGCCGCCGACGTCATCGGCGCGACGGCCGCGCACCGCGCCGGGCTCGACCTGCTCGGCGGCATCGACCAGGCCGTGCGCGGGATCGACCCGGGCACGCTGGTCGTCGACAGCAGCGGGCTGTCCACGGCCGGTGCGTTCGACCTGCGCCAGGTTGGCTGGACCGCCGACCCGGCGGCGATCGCGAAGCAGCTGAAGACGGCGGGGCAGCTGCCGCACCTGGGCGGCTGGCACGTGCTGTTCACCGGGCTCGGCGCCGTGGCGGGCGCGCAGCCGCCGCTGCCGACGCCCGCGCGCGACAAGCTGGGCGCGTACTGGCGGGCCATCTGCCAGGCGGCGGGCGCGGCTTCGTGCGACGTCGACCAGTCGCGGGTGCCGGCGCGCCGGCCCGAGGCGACGATCGCGACACCCGCGGTGCCGGTGCCGGGCGTGCAGTCGGTGGTCGGCCCGAGCGGGCGGATCAGCACCACCGTCGCCGACAGCGCGCTCGGATTCGCCGGCGATTCCGCGGACCTGTCCCCGGCGGCCCGTGACCTGCTGCGGTCATTGGCCGAAGGCATCAGCGCACGGCTGGCCGACCGGCCCGACGCGCCGGTGACGGTCCGCGGCTACGCGGCCGACCCGCCGGGCTCCACCGCGGCGGGCCGTCAGGAGCTCGCCACGCTGCGGGCCCAGGCCGTGGCGGGGGCGCTCAAGGCGTCCGGTGTCACCAACCCCCTCGACGCCGCCGGGATCGGCACCCAGCCCGGCGCGACGGCCGTCGTCGGCGGCCGGTTCGACGAACAGACGGCGACCCGGATGCGCCGGGTCGAGATCACGTACTGA
- a CDS encoding ferrous iron transport protein A — MTPLEQLPLGTRVVVRYRIEGGFTDALGPLRDRDATTCTVETKRGLVVVPLDAVVAAKPVPPPPARRAPKSSGSPPADL; from the coding sequence GTGACTCCGCTGGAGCAGCTGCCGCTGGGCACGCGCGTCGTCGTCCGCTACCGGATCGAGGGCGGCTTCACCGACGCGCTGGGCCCGCTGCGCGATCGCGACGCCACCACGTGCACGGTGGAGACCAAGCGCGGGCTCGTGGTGGTGCCGCTCGACGCCGTCGTGGCGGCTAAGCCGGTACCACCGCCGCCGGCGCGCCGCGCGCCGAAATCGAGTGGCTCGCCGCCCGCGGACCTGTGA
- a CDS encoding TetR/AcrR family transcriptional regulator C-terminal domain-containing protein, with protein sequence MVVFAGQGDARRSLELLWRKDVTPQRLQKPAPGPKQALSVDEIVAAAVAIADAEGMGALSMRAVGERLGRTAMALYTYVPGKTELVDLMYDHALTELREDHDLTAGWRPAVVELGRELWEFHLRHPWLLQVSYARPVLGPGEFRLQQLVLRVLFATGLPAARVRRLVGALLNTVRGSVQIAAESRQATRETGRSEEDWWHSRAAVLGELVPDLSERYPLVGRLGEDQTQPSDPDGAEPYLEREARLSLEAGLELLLDGIESAIAREG encoded by the coding sequence GTGGTCGTGTTCGCCGGGCAGGGTGACGCGCGACGGTCGCTGGAGCTGTTGTGGCGCAAGGACGTCACGCCGCAGCGGCTGCAGAAGCCGGCGCCGGGACCGAAACAGGCGCTCAGCGTCGACGAGATCGTGGCCGCCGCCGTCGCGATCGCCGACGCCGAGGGCATGGGGGCGCTGTCCATGCGGGCCGTGGGGGAGCGGCTGGGACGGACGGCGATGGCCCTCTACACCTACGTGCCCGGCAAGACCGAACTCGTCGACCTCATGTACGACCACGCGCTCACCGAACTGCGCGAGGACCACGACCTGACCGCCGGCTGGCGCCCGGCCGTCGTCGAGCTCGGCCGGGAGCTGTGGGAATTCCACCTGCGCCATCCGTGGCTGCTGCAGGTGTCCTACGCGCGCCCGGTGCTCGGCCCGGGCGAGTTCCGCCTGCAGCAGCTGGTGCTGCGCGTCCTGTTCGCCACGGGCCTGCCGGCCGCGCGGGTGCGCCGGCTCGTCGGCGCACTGCTCAACACGGTGCGGGGCTCGGTGCAGATCGCGGCCGAATCGCGCCAGGCGACACGGGAAACCGGCCGGTCCGAAGAGGACTGGTGGCACTCGCGAGCGGCCGTGCTGGGCGAGCTGGTACCCGATCTGAGCGAGCGCTACCCGCTCGTCGGCCGGCTCGGCGAGGACCAGACCCAGCCGTCCGACCCGGACGGTGCCGAGCCCTACCTCGAACGTGAAGCGCGGCTCAGCCTCGAAGCCGGGCTCGAACTGCTGCTGGACGGCATCGAAAGCGCGATCGCGCGCGAGGGCTGA
- a CDS encoding methyltransferase domain-containing protein: MARSFDDLVTEAATVSVAGWDFSWLDGRATEQRPSWGYQHLIGERLARAESAVDIQTGGGEVLAGVPVLPPLTVATESWPPNLAKASTLLHPRGATVVADTDEPPLPFRTGSFELIVSRHPGKAWWAEIARVLRPGGTYLSQQVGPASVFELVEHFLGPQPAEVRESRHPDHARADAERAGLEVVDLRFEKLHTEFFDVGAVIYFLRKVIWLVPGFTVEAYLPQLRALHEQLRRGPFAATTTRFLIEARKP; encoded by the coding sequence GTGGCACGCTCCTTCGACGACCTGGTGACCGAAGCCGCGACGGTGTCCGTGGCGGGCTGGGACTTCTCGTGGCTCGACGGCCGCGCGACGGAACAACGTCCGTCGTGGGGCTACCAGCACCTGATCGGCGAACGGCTCGCCCGTGCCGAGTCCGCTGTGGACATTCAGACCGGCGGCGGTGAGGTGCTCGCGGGCGTGCCCGTGCTGCCGCCGCTGACCGTCGCGACCGAATCGTGGCCGCCGAACCTGGCCAAGGCGAGCACGCTGCTGCACCCGCGCGGCGCGACCGTGGTGGCCGACACCGACGAACCGCCGCTGCCGTTCCGGACGGGGTCGTTCGAGCTGATCGTGAGCCGCCACCCCGGCAAGGCGTGGTGGGCGGAGATCGCGCGGGTGCTGCGGCCCGGTGGCACGTACTTGTCACAGCAGGTCGGCCCGGCGAGCGTGTTCGAACTGGTGGAGCACTTCCTGGGTCCGCAGCCCGCCGAGGTACGTGAGAGCCGGCACCCCGATCACGCGCGGGCCGACGCCGAACGCGCCGGGCTGGAGGTCGTGGACCTGCGGTTCGAGAAGCTGCACACGGAGTTCTTCGATGTCGGGGCCGTGATCTACTTCCTGCGCAAGGTGATCTGGCTGGTCCCCGGCTTCACAGTCGAGGCGTACCTGCCGCAGCTGCGGGCGCTGCACGAGCAGTTGCGGCGCGGCCCCTTCGCCGCCACGACCACGCGGTTCCTGATCGAGGCGCGCAAACCCTGA
- a CDS encoding GNAT family N-acetyltransferase has translation MSDETRVVRNDEKHRYEVYADGQLAGFTQYLLRGDQTVFTHTEIDKAFGGRGLGTTLAQHALDDVVARGGEIVPVCPFIAAYLRKHTGYEDHVRWPEGTSAAQ, from the coding sequence ATGAGCGACGAGACCCGCGTGGTCCGCAACGACGAGAAGCACCGCTACGAGGTCTACGCGGACGGGCAGCTGGCCGGCTTCACGCAGTACCTGCTGCGCGGCGACCAGACGGTGTTCACGCACACCGAGATCGACAAGGCGTTCGGCGGCCGCGGGCTCGGCACGACGCTGGCGCAGCACGCGCTCGACGACGTCGTGGCGCGTGGTGGCGAGATCGTGCCGGTGTGCCCGTTCATCGCGGCGTACTTGCGCAAGCACACCGGGTACGAGGACCACGTGCGCTGGCCGGAGGGCACTTCCGCCGCGCAGTGA
- a CDS encoding DedA family protein, which yields MNWADPSAIGYPALFGGVLLGSVIPIVPTGALVGAAAAVATTTDHLSLPVVILLAVAGAYLGDVLTFAVPRMGSEALLRWVERRQQAERLAKGREQFARRGWQLVVIGRLVPAGRIPVLLAAGTLGYPWRKLLPAGLMACVLWAVAYSLLGILSGGIFDSPLIATLLATALVLLVTVLMTVIAKLRTRAAERTGGHQ from the coding sequence GTGAACTGGGCGGACCCGTCGGCGATCGGCTACCCGGCGCTGTTCGGCGGGGTCCTGCTGGGCTCGGTCATCCCGATCGTGCCGACAGGAGCGCTGGTGGGCGCGGCCGCGGCGGTCGCCACCACGACGGACCACCTCTCGCTCCCGGTCGTCATCCTGCTGGCGGTCGCCGGCGCGTACCTCGGCGACGTGCTGACGTTCGCCGTGCCGCGGATGGGCAGTGAAGCTCTGTTGAGGTGGGTCGAGCGGCGTCAGCAAGCCGAGCGACTCGCGAAGGGCCGGGAGCAGTTCGCGCGGCGCGGGTGGCAGCTCGTGGTGATCGGGCGGCTTGTGCCGGCCGGGCGCATCCCCGTGCTGCTCGCGGCAGGCACGCTGGGGTACCCGTGGCGCAAGCTGCTGCCGGCCGGGCTCATGGCCTGCGTGTTGTGGGCCGTTGCCTATTCTCTGCTCGGCATCCTCAGCGGCGGGATCTTCGACTCACCGCTGATCGCCACGCTGCTCGCCACCGCGCTGGTGCTGCTGGTCACCGTGCTGATGACGGTGATCGCCAAACTGCGCACGCGGGCCGCGGAACGAACGGGAGGACATCAGTGA
- a CDS encoding S1 family peptidase translates to MTSRKTFTAGFTVFSAAALTAGLCINAASASPLAFAQMQAQAITQATQVADSLGLSNGGIYLDRGKAVVNVTDAAAQQKAEAAGYATKLVKHSFAALTGAKNTMDAVKNVPQTAWGIDTKNNQVVVKIYDAASKATADKVTAAAAKLGDAARVEHRAGKLSTYIADGDSITNDQVICSLGFNVTKGGEPMMLTAGHCTNEGGTWSGGDVSGAQIVESDCPGADSGLLTRPNGSGEGAINTGQQITSAGTPTVGEQMQKQGQTTGGGSGEVTSVDESVNFDVGVLNHEFGTTAHTDHGDSGGPAYDGSKGLGTLSGGDTRTSYFYPLTLELQSYGLELA, encoded by the coding sequence ATGACTTCCCGGAAAACGTTCACCGCGGGCTTCACCGTGTTCTCCGCGGCAGCGCTCACCGCCGGCCTCTGCATCAACGCCGCTTCGGCCAGCCCGCTGGCTTTCGCCCAGATGCAGGCGCAGGCGATCACCCAGGCCACGCAGGTGGCCGACAGCCTCGGCCTGTCGAACGGCGGCATCTACCTCGACCGCGGCAAGGCCGTCGTCAACGTCACCGACGCGGCCGCGCAGCAGAAGGCCGAGGCCGCCGGGTACGCCACCAAGCTGGTCAAGCACAGCTTCGCCGCGCTGACCGGCGCCAAGAACACCATGGACGCGGTGAAGAACGTGCCCCAGACCGCGTGGGGGATCGACACCAAGAACAACCAGGTCGTCGTGAAGATCTACGACGCCGCATCGAAGGCCACCGCCGACAAGGTCACCGCGGCCGCCGCGAAGCTGGGCGACGCGGCGCGCGTCGAGCACCGCGCCGGCAAGCTGTCGACCTACATCGCCGACGGCGACTCGATCACCAACGACCAGGTCATCTGCTCGCTGGGCTTCAACGTGACCAAGGGCGGCGAGCCGATGATGCTCACCGCCGGCCACTGCACCAACGAGGGCGGCACGTGGTCGGGCGGCGACGTCTCCGGCGCCCAGATCGTCGAGAGCGACTGCCCCGGCGCGGACTCCGGTCTGCTGACCCGGCCGAACGGCTCCGGTGAGGGTGCGATCAACACCGGCCAGCAGATCACCAGCGCCGGCACGCCGACCGTCGGCGAGCAGATGCAGAAGCAGGGCCAGACCACCGGTGGCGGCAGCGGCGAGGTCACCTCGGTCGACGAATCCGTGAACTTCGACGTGGGGGTGCTCAACCACGAGTTCGGCACCACCGCTCACACCGACCACGGCGACTCGGGCGGCCCGGCCTACGACGGCTCGAAGGGCCTCGGCACCCTCTCCGGTGGTGACACCCGGACCAGCTACTTCTACCCGCTGACTCTCGAGCTTCAGTCCTACGGGCTCGAGCTCGCCTGA
- a CDS encoding germacradienol/geosmin synthase, translating into MQPFALPEFYMPYPARLNPHLEGARDHSKAWAHTMDMIDVPQHGTVIWDEHDFDSHDYALLCAYTHPDAGAPELDLITDWYVWVFYFDDHFLELFKRTGDIDSARGYLDRLALFMPVTGEITEEPENPVERGLEDLWNRTVPHRSEGWRRRFVESTRNLLDESLWELANINEGRVANPIEYIEMRRKVGGAPWSANLIEHSVHAEVPDAIASSRPMEVLRDCFADAVHLRNDLFSYQREVEDEGELSNGVLVFEKFLGCTTQEAADAVNDLLTSRLHQFEHTALTEVPALFDQHGVDPAGRAETFAYVKGLQDWQSGGHEWHLRSSRYMNEGALSRRGGPELLGAPTGLGTSAARIFSSLVSTAPQRLRSFSHRPHEVVGPIERPEIYLPFEVRLSPHLAGARERVVGWCQAMGILDGVVWDERKLHAIDLPLCSAGIHPDASADELDLTSAWLAWGTYGDDYYPVVFGATRNLAAAKLTTERFKLFLPLDGEPMPPPESPLEAGLADLWSRTAGPMGREARAAFRKAVVDMCESWLWELANQAENRIPDPIDYVEMRRKTFGSDLTMSLSRLSHGRQVAPELYRTRTIQAIEHSAMDYACLLNDVYSYRKEIQYEGELHNAVLVVRNFLDVDEQTAHEIVNDLMTARMKEFEHAVDVGLPGLFEDYSLEQDARAALTAYADELKDWLAGIGNWHENCARYTEEEIRRPGAPEPARPLDFGPTGIGTEALRISSILPAAR; encoded by the coding sequence GTGCAGCCGTTCGCTCTGCCCGAGTTCTACATGCCCTACCCGGCCCGCCTGAACCCGCACCTGGAGGGCGCGCGAGACCACAGCAAGGCGTGGGCGCACACCATGGACATGATCGACGTCCCCCAGCACGGCACGGTGATCTGGGACGAACACGACTTCGACTCCCACGACTACGCGCTCCTGTGCGCCTACACCCACCCGGACGCCGGCGCGCCGGAGCTCGACCTCATCACCGACTGGTACGTCTGGGTCTTCTACTTCGACGACCACTTCCTCGAGCTGTTCAAGCGCACCGGCGACATCGACAGCGCCCGAGGCTACCTCGACCGGCTCGCGCTGTTCATGCCCGTGACCGGCGAGATCACCGAAGAGCCGGAGAACCCCGTGGAACGCGGGCTCGAAGACCTCTGGAACCGCACCGTGCCGCACCGCTCCGAGGGCTGGCGGCGCCGCTTCGTCGAGAGCACCCGCAACCTGCTCGACGAGTCGCTGTGGGAGCTCGCGAACATCAACGAGGGCCGCGTCGCCAACCCCATCGAGTACATCGAGATGCGCCGCAAGGTCGGTGGGGCACCGTGGTCGGCGAACCTCATCGAGCACTCCGTGCACGCGGAGGTGCCGGACGCCATCGCCTCGTCGCGCCCGATGGAAGTGCTGCGCGACTGCTTCGCCGACGCCGTGCACCTGCGCAACGACCTGTTCTCCTACCAGCGCGAAGTCGAGGACGAGGGCGAGCTGTCCAACGGGGTGCTCGTGTTCGAGAAGTTCCTCGGCTGCACCACGCAGGAAGCGGCCGACGCCGTCAACGACCTGCTCACCTCGCGCCTGCACCAGTTCGAGCACACGGCGCTCACCGAGGTGCCGGCGCTGTTCGACCAGCACGGCGTCGACCCGGCAGGCCGCGCCGAGACGTTCGCGTATGTGAAGGGCTTGCAGGACTGGCAGTCCGGTGGCCACGAGTGGCACCTGCGGTCGAGCCGGTACATGAACGAAGGCGCGTTGAGCCGGCGCGGCGGACCGGAGCTGCTCGGCGCCCCGACGGGACTGGGGACGTCGGCGGCGCGGATCTTCTCGTCGCTGGTGTCGACGGCGCCGCAGCGGTTGCGCAGCTTCTCGCACCGGCCCCACGAGGTGGTCGGGCCGATCGAGCGGCCCGAGATCTACCTGCCGTTCGAGGTGCGGCTGAGTCCCCACCTCGCCGGTGCCCGCGAGCGGGTCGTCGGCTGGTGCCAGGCCATGGGCATCCTCGACGGCGTCGTGTGGGACGAGCGCAAGCTGCACGCCATCGACCTGCCGCTGTGCTCCGCCGGCATCCACCCGGACGCTTCGGCCGACGAGCTCGACCTCACCAGCGCGTGGCTGGCCTGGGGCACCTACGGCGACGACTACTACCCCGTGGTCTTCGGCGCGACGCGCAACCTGGCGGCCGCCAAGCTCACCACGGAGCGCTTCAAGCTGTTCCTGCCGCTGGACGGCGAGCCGATGCCGCCGCCGGAGAGCCCGCTGGAGGCCGGCCTGGCCGATCTCTGGTCGCGCACCGCCGGGCCGATGGGCCGGGAAGCGCGGGCGGCGTTCCGCAAGGCCGTGGTGGACATGTGCGAGAGCTGGCTGTGGGAGCTGGCGAACCAGGCGGAGAACCGGATCCCCGACCCCATCGACTACGTCGAGATGCGCCGGAAGACATTCGGTTCGGACCTGACGATGAGCCTCTCCCGGCTCTCCCACGGCCGGCAGGTGGCGCCGGAGCTCTACCGGACGCGCACGATCCAGGCGATCGAGCACTCGGCCATGGATTACGCGTGCCTGCTCAACGACGTCTACTCCTACCGCAAGGAGATCCAGTACGAGGGCGAGCTGCACAACGCCGTGCTCGTGGTGCGCAATTTCCTCGACGTGGACGAGCAGACCGCGCACGAGATCGTCAACGACCTCATGACCGCGCGGATGAAGGAGTTCGAGCACGCCGTCGACGTCGGCCTGCCCGGGCTCTTCGAGGACTACTCGCTGGAGCAGGACGCGCGGGCCGCGCTCACGGCGTACGCGGACGAGCTGAAGGACTGGCTGGCCGGGATCGGCAACTGGCACGAGAACTGCGCCCGCTACACCGAGGAGGAGATCCGGCGGCCCGGCGCGCCGGAGCCGGCACGGCCGTTGGACTTCGGCCCGACGGGGATCGGGACGGAGGCGCTGCGGATCTCCTCGATCCTGCCCGCCGCGCGGTAG
- a CDS encoding glutaredoxin domain-containing protein, which produces MNPVVYGASWCPDVKRSRALLDSAGVEYDYVDVEADPEAEQLVRSLQDGARRIPTIVFADGSHLVEPSDEELSARL; this is translated from the coding sequence GTGAACCCGGTGGTCTACGGCGCGAGCTGGTGCCCGGACGTGAAGCGCAGCCGTGCGCTGCTCGACTCCGCCGGCGTCGAGTACGACTACGTGGACGTCGAGGCCGACCCCGAAGCGGAGCAGCTGGTGCGTTCGCTGCAGGACGGCGCGCGGCGCATCCCGACCATCGTGTTCGCCGACGGCTCGCACCTCGTGGAGCCCAGCGACGAAGAACTTTCGGCCCGGCTGTGA